From the genome of Solanum lycopersicum chromosome 7, SLM_r2.1:
TCATTTTCTAGTTTTCTGCCCTAATAAATTTTGGATTGATAATTctatatgatttaatttatttaaaaaaaaaattatcatcgTTAAGTGGTTCAACACTTCTTTTTTTCTACttaaattttcttctattcGACTTgctaaaaaatttcttatagataattttgtatgtattgattgAGTATACCAAATTTTTGTGAtttgttaacattttttctcataaatttacctttcaaaattttgtaattttctttttctaattttctaaaccataattaaaaaaattgtttcatcAACAATATCATCAAAAGTTGTgttcatcttttttttctttgaagaaccacAGGATTCATGTTTTCTACAGtaacattttatttcttttattttatgattatattttacaaaaaaattatgtttgtttgtaTTCTTGGGATGCTTATTAAAGTCTTCGTTTCAGTTACTTTTTTCGTCTTTTTCTtactaaacaaacaaaaaaaaacctctTAAACATGAAGTGAAAATTAGAAAGACTATATTTTTGGCATTATTGGGAGCGTCACTCAGAATAGGCCTAGCAATATGTAATTTAAGTTTAGCAGAAATTTTAACGTGACTTGAGACaccgaataaaaaaaaatagcatcacataattcttaaaagaaaaagCAAATGAGTAAGAAACGGAGAAAACTAAATTCTATATATGATCAGCCTTTTAATTTAGCATATTGATGTTTATATTGATTTAGTTATGTGCtatgttaatttattaattgatattctttttcttacttaattaacataaatgtgatgatatttaaattgattttatctCTGTACggtaataatttataatatataattattttctatactctatcgtacttaaattaaattaaatttgttactAAATTAACGTATTCAGTCGAAATTctttattgtaattttattgCTTCATATCAAGGATCACGTTTCAACTTATCTATACGagcacaacaacaaaaaatcagAGAGGCGCGTGTACATTTGCTTGAAGATAGCGCGTGAATTTAACAGTTTACGAgaatttttcttaaaactcaATTGGTATCACGCGTTATGTTCAAGCAAGTGTACACAcgctttttaaatataattttttttaatttgtaatcTTAAATACTAATCTagagcaaatatatatatatatatatatatatatatatatatatatatatatatatatatatatatatccaaaaattaattatgtcttTCTACTATTTTAATACTCGTGTTGATTAAGTCATATATGATCCAATTGACATTTTCCTTTATCTTAAGCTCATATATATAGCTAAAATTTGTAAGCTTAtatacactttttttttgtatacaaGGTGTAAACAACATGACCAACGTCAACACAGGGGTGGATCAGCTAGCTCAACGCCTGTTGGAAGTGCAACTCCCGATGGCGAGCGTGACGAGAATCATGCGCGGTATCCTTCCAACGAACGCGAAAATCAACGATGAATCGAAAGAGTCTATGCAAAAATTAGTGAGTTACTATATCAATCGTATCACAAAAAAGGCTATGGAACGTATGGAGAGACGAAAGACTGTGACAGCTGAGGATATTCTTTGGGCCATGATCAATATGGGCCTGACTATCCATGCTGCGCTTTTAGCCCAATACCTCAACAGGTATCGTGAATATAATCCAGTGAGTTATTACAACGTGCGCAAGCCCAATTGTGAATTAAATGTCAATCCACTCGCTGCATCCCATCCTAATGAACCCGTCCCGGGTTATCCAAACCCGTATTTCCCACCAAACATGCTGTTTTATGATCCTGTTACTACTGCCCTGGTAACTTCCAGGTAAATATATCGTATTAGAATGAGTTTGAAAATGAATAATAGCGTTACTGAAAGATGAATTGATTTTACTGTCTCTCAATTTATAGGGACTTTGAGATGGCCGTGGGGAATGATGGTAGTCCTTCTGAGGCTTCTACTTCAACTGTTATGCCTGCTTATCCATTTGGACAGTTGGGGTAGTAGACTGATGATGTGAACAAGCAGGTGGCGTTGTGTTGTGGTATATTCCAACTGGAATAATAATGTTTTTAAGTATGTTTTATCGTTTGAACTCTATCTGGAGTAACAGTATGTTTGTGTTTTCaagtttgtgtgtgtgtgttttttaaGTTTCCTTGTTAAGAACTCTATGTTTATGTACTAATAAGCCACCTGTGTTAAGAACTTTATGTTATGTACAAGTAAGCTACCTGTGTtttgtataataaataaatgtgtgTGTTT
Proteins encoded in this window:
- the LOC138337149 gene encoding nuclear transcription factor Y subunit B-2-like, producing MDYAPTSGVNNMTNVNTGVDQLAQRLLEVQLPMASVTRIMRGILPTNAKINDESKESMQKLVSYYINRITKKAMERMERRKTVTAEDILWAMINMGLTIHAALLAQYLNRYREYNPVSYYNVRKPNCELNVNPLAASHPNEPVPGYPNPYFPPNMLFYDPVTTALVTSRDFEMAVGNDGSPSEASTSTVMPAYPFGQLG